In the genome of Streptomyces sp. NBC_00190, one region contains:
- a CDS encoding vWA domain-containing protein, producing MANFAKPSAPRFSVEVYQNEFLPQGGRDVHAIVTVTSTGGATATRATAAQGTAAVVIMVDCSGSMEYPPEKMRGAREATAAAVDTLRDGTSFAVIAGTHVAKEVYPGQGRLAVADPVTRAQAKEALRGLSSGGGTAIGTWLRLADGLLRQAPAAIRHGILLTDGRNEHEDPAVLRATLDACAGRFTCDARGVGTDWEVKEVTGIASALLGSADIVADPAHLAEDFTRMMENVMGKEVADVALRLWTPVGAEIQYVKQVAPAVHDLTDRRTEAGPRAGDYPTGSWGDESRDYHVCVRVPNASVGQEMLAARATLVLPGAAGTPGQSPLVLAQGLVRAVWTDDLAASTAINPQVAHYTGQAELAQAIQQGLEARKLGNVDGATAKLGRAVQLASASGNADTAKLLAKVVDVVDAAAGTVRLKAKVADADEMTLETRSTQTVRVKKS from the coding sequence ATGGCGAACTTCGCCAAGCCCAGCGCCCCGCGCTTCAGCGTGGAGGTGTACCAGAACGAGTTCCTCCCGCAGGGCGGGCGGGACGTCCACGCCATCGTCACGGTCACCTCCACCGGCGGTGCCACCGCCACCCGCGCGACGGCCGCCCAGGGCACGGCGGCCGTCGTGATCATGGTCGACTGCTCGGGCTCCATGGAGTACCCGCCGGAGAAGATGCGCGGCGCCCGCGAGGCCACGGCCGCGGCCGTCGACACCCTGCGCGACGGCACCTCCTTCGCCGTGATCGCCGGCACGCACGTGGCCAAGGAGGTCTACCCGGGTCAGGGCCGCCTCGCCGTCGCCGACCCGGTCACCCGCGCCCAGGCCAAGGAGGCGCTGCGCGGCCTCAGCTCCGGCGGCGGCACCGCCATCGGCACCTGGCTGCGCCTCGCCGACGGACTGCTGCGCCAGGCGCCCGCCGCCATACGGCACGGCATCCTGCTCACCGACGGCCGCAACGAGCACGAGGACCCGGCCGTGCTGCGCGCCACCCTCGACGCGTGCGCGGGCCGCTTCACCTGCGACGCCCGCGGGGTGGGCACCGACTGGGAGGTCAAGGAGGTCACCGGCATCGCGAGCGCGCTGCTCGGCTCCGCCGACATCGTGGCCGATCCGGCCCACCTCGCCGAGGACTTCACGCGCATGATGGAGAACGTCATGGGCAAGGAGGTCGCGGACGTCGCGCTGCGCCTGTGGACCCCGGTCGGGGCGGAGATCCAGTACGTCAAGCAGGTGGCGCCGGCCGTCCATGACCTGACCGACCGCCGCACCGAGGCGGGCCCGCGCGCCGGCGACTACCCGACGGGCTCCTGGGGCGACGAGTCCCGCGACTACCACGTGTGCGTGCGCGTCCCGAATGCGTCCGTGGGTCAGGAGATGCTCGCCGCCCGCGCCACGCTCGTCCTGCCGGGCGCGGCGGGCACGCCGGGGCAGAGCCCGCTCGTCCTCGCGCAGGGGCTGGTGCGCGCGGTGTGGACGGACGACCTGGCCGCCTCCACCGCGATCAATCCGCAGGTGGCCCACTACACCGGGCAGGCGGAACTCGCGCAGGCCATCCAGCAGGGACTGGAAGCCCGGAAACTGGGCAATGTGGACGGGGCCACGGCCAAACTCGGGCGCGCCGTGCAGCTGGCCAGTGCCTCCGGAAACGCCGACACCGCGAAACTCCTCGCGAAGGTGGTGGATGTCGTGGATGCCGCGGCGGGTACTGTGCGCCTGAAAGCGAAGGTTGCGGACGCCGACGAGATGACCCTCGAAACGCGTTCGACGCAGACCGTCCGAGTGAAGAAGTCCTGA
- a CDS encoding FHA domain-containing protein: MPTCPNGHQSASDDWCEVCGHRMAAPEGPPPAPSYGYGFPPTAGEPTAQAELCPQCRTPREAMAPFCEECRYNFLTRTATSYTPLAPDPGPQGTGAAPQSAPPSAPPSAPQPPVPTPGAYSQDHFEYQGSRPSRVNRPAEPLQREDDWLLPPPAHEPQQEYQQPAQPQYQQQPPAPPQQREYQQEYQQHQPPQPQQYQQQPPPQQQSYPSQSGSWTATIGPDRSYFMAMMQRSGPEAAGLNLPAYSPEQHLPLSGGQITIGRRRASTGESPDIDLSVPPEDPGVSHQHAVLVQQPDLSWAVVDQNSTNGTTINGGEEPIQPYVPVPLTDGDRVHVGAWTTITIRRG; this comes from the coding sequence ATGCCGACCTGCCCGAACGGGCACCAGTCCGCCTCCGACGACTGGTGCGAGGTCTGCGGCCACCGCATGGCTGCCCCGGAGGGTCCCCCTCCGGCTCCCTCCTACGGCTACGGCTTCCCCCCGACCGCCGGTGAGCCGACCGCCCAGGCGGAGCTCTGCCCGCAGTGCCGGACCCCGCGCGAGGCCATGGCCCCGTTCTGCGAAGAGTGCCGGTACAACTTCCTGACGCGTACGGCGACTTCGTACACCCCTCTCGCCCCTGACCCGGGGCCCCAGGGGACCGGCGCCGCGCCGCAGTCGGCACCCCCGTCCGCGCCGCCGTCCGCGCCTCAGCCGCCCGTGCCGACGCCCGGGGCGTACTCCCAGGACCACTTCGAGTACCAGGGCTCGCGGCCGTCCCGGGTCAACCGGCCGGCCGAGCCGCTCCAGCGCGAGGACGACTGGCTGCTGCCGCCTCCCGCGCACGAGCCGCAGCAGGAGTACCAGCAGCCCGCGCAGCCCCAGTACCAGCAGCAGCCCCCGGCGCCGCCGCAGCAGCGCGAGTACCAGCAGGAATACCAGCAGCACCAGCCCCCGCAGCCGCAGCAGTACCAGCAGCAGCCTCCGCCACAGCAGCAGTCCTACCCGTCCCAGAGCGGCTCCTGGACCGCGACGATCGGCCCCGACCGCTCGTACTTCATGGCGATGATGCAGCGCAGCGGCCCCGAGGCGGCCGGGCTCAACCTGCCCGCGTACTCCCCGGAGCAGCACCTGCCGCTCTCCGGCGGCCAGATCACCATCGGCCGCCGCCGCGCCTCCACGGGCGAGTCCCCCGACATCGACCTGTCGGTGCCCCCGGAGGACCCGGGCGTCTCCCACCAGCACGCGGTCCTCGTCCAGCAGCCCGACCTCAGCTGGGCGGTGGTGGACCAGAACTCCACCAACGGCACCACCATCAACGGCGGCGAGGAGCCGATCCAGCCCTACGTCCCGGTCCCGCTCACCGACGGCGACCGTGTCCACGTGGGCGCCTGGACCACGATCACCATCCGCCGGGGCTGA
- a CDS encoding methyltransferase domain-containing protein produces the protein MGAHTSRTTRVRDLRETAHAAQVRELTAAGVLDDPAWRAAFAAVPRHVFVPYFWTSRGAGHERLWAEDPDPERRARWLRGVYEDTPLATRLRDGELVSSSSQPSLMAKMLRALDVRDGDNVLEIGAGTGYNAALLCHRLGDDLVTTVDLDEEITESARAHLAELGYHPVVVTGDGARGCPARAPFDRIMVTCTLPLVPHTWPAQCRPGARILAPLSTGLIALTVRDADFAEGRFLHNPAYFVPLRGATAAPQPSAGVPYGLPYELVENERFQFMLVLTAGVLHPREALDLWRREGRPARERFGVTVTAEGQWSWLDDPQGPYSWPLGEG, from the coding sequence ATGGGCGCACACACCTCTCGCACCACCCGCGTACGGGACCTGCGCGAAACCGCGCACGCCGCACAGGTGCGCGAGCTGACGGCGGCCGGGGTGCTGGACGACCCGGCCTGGCGGGCGGCGTTCGCCGCCGTTCCCCGGCACGTCTTCGTCCCCTACTTCTGGACCAGCCGCGGCGCCGGCCACGAACGGCTCTGGGCCGAGGACCCCGACCCCGAACGCCGGGCCCGCTGGCTGCGCGGGGTCTACGAGGACACCCCGCTCGCGACCCGGCTGCGCGACGGCGAGCTGGTCTCCTCCAGCAGCCAGCCCTCGCTGATGGCGAAGATGCTCCGGGCGCTGGACGTGCGCGACGGCGACAACGTGCTGGAGATCGGCGCGGGCACCGGCTACAACGCCGCCCTGCTGTGCCACCGGCTCGGCGACGACCTCGTCACCACCGTGGACCTCGACGAGGAGATCACCGAGTCCGCGCGTGCCCACCTGGCCGAGCTCGGCTACCACCCGGTGGTGGTCACGGGCGACGGGGCGCGCGGCTGTCCCGCCCGGGCCCCGTTCGACCGGATCATGGTGACCTGCACGCTGCCGCTCGTCCCGCACACCTGGCCGGCCCAGTGCCGGCCCGGGGCGCGGATCCTGGCCCCGCTGTCGACCGGGCTGATCGCGCTCACGGTCAGGGACGCCGACTTCGCCGAGGGCCGCTTCCTGCACAACCCGGCGTACTTCGTTCCGCTGCGCGGGGCCACGGCGGCGCCGCAGCCGTCGGCCGGGGTGCCGTACGGGCTCCCGTACGAGCTGGTGGAGAACGAGCGCTTCCAGTTCATGCTCGTGCTGACCGCGGGCGTCCTGCATCCCCGGGAGGCCCTGGACCTGTGGCGGCGCGAGGGCCGCCCGGCCCGGGAGCGCTTCGGGGTCACCGTCACCGCCGAGGGCCAGTGGTCATGGCTCGACGACCCCCAGGGGCCCTACTCGTGGCCCCTGGGGGAGGGGTGA
- a CDS encoding globin: MNEIPRGTLQEQTFYEQVGGEETFRRLVRRFYQGVAEDPLLRPMYPEEDLGPAEERFTLFLIQYWGGPTTYSEHRGHPRLRMRHAPFQVDAAAHDAWLSHMRVAVDELGLAPEHEAQLWKYLTYAAASMINTAG, encoded by the coding sequence GTGAACGAGATTCCGCGGGGCACGCTTCAGGAGCAGACCTTCTACGAGCAGGTGGGCGGCGAGGAGACCTTCCGCCGCCTGGTCCGGCGCTTCTACCAGGGGGTCGCGGAGGACCCGCTGCTGCGCCCGATGTACCCGGAGGAGGACCTGGGCCCGGCCGAGGAGCGGTTCACGCTGTTCCTGATCCAGTACTGGGGCGGCCCGACCACCTACAGCGAGCACCGCGGCCATCCGCGCCTGCGGATGCGGCACGCCCCGTTCCAGGTGGACGCGGCGGCGCACGACGCGTGGCTGAGCCACATGCGGGTCGCGGTGGACGAGCTGGGCCTGGCGCCGGAGCACGAGGCCCAGCTGTGGAAGTACCTCACGTACGCCGCCGCGTCGATGATCAACACGGCGGGTTAG
- a CDS encoding acyl-CoA thioesterase: MARHHYRCPLRWSDMDSFGHVNNVVFLRYLEEARIDFMFRLAPGEGSESFTGGSVVARHEIDYKLPLVHRHEPVLIESWVTRIGAASLTIGYEVKDEATEDAPERIYVRASTVVVPYNLAEGRPRRITAEEKHFLEKYLDEPVGSEGRLAA, from the coding sequence ATGGCCAGACACCACTACCGGTGCCCCCTGCGCTGGTCGGACATGGACTCCTTCGGACACGTGAACAACGTGGTCTTCCTCCGCTACCTGGAGGAGGCGAGGATCGACTTCATGTTCCGGCTGGCGCCGGGGGAGGGCAGCGAGTCCTTCACGGGCGGGTCCGTCGTGGCCCGCCACGAGATCGACTACAAGCTGCCCCTCGTGCACCGTCACGAGCCGGTGCTCATCGAGTCCTGGGTGACCCGGATAGGCGCCGCGTCCCTGACCATCGGCTACGAGGTCAAGGACGAGGCGACCGAGGACGCGCCCGAGAGGATCTACGTGCGCGCCTCGACCGTGGTCGTGCCCTACAACCTCGCCGAGGGGCGGCCCCGCCGCATCACGGCGGAGGAGAAGCACTTCCTCGAGAAGTACCTCGACGAGCCCGTCGGCTCGGAAGGACGCCTCGCGGCATGA
- the ettA gene encoding energy-dependent translational throttle protein EttA, which translates to MAEYIYTMRKTRKAHGDKVILDDVSLNFLPGAKIGVVGPNGAGKSTVLKIMAGLEQPSNGDAFLSPGFTVGILMQEPKLDESKTVLENVQDGAAEIMSKLKRFNEVAEEMATDYTDALMDEMGKLQEVLDHANAWDLDAQLEQAMDALGCPPGDWPVVNLSGGEKRRVALCKLLIEAPDLLLLDEPTNHLDAESVNWLEQHLSQYKGAVVAVTHDRYFLNNVAEWILELDRGRAHPYEGNYSTYLEKKATRLKVEGRKDEKRQKRLKEELEWVRSNAKGRQTKSKARLARYEEMAAEADKMRKLDFEEIQIPPGPRLGSIVVEVNNLSKAFGDKVLIDDLSFTLPRNGIVGIIGPNGAGKTTLFKMIQGLEAPDSGTVKIGETVKISYVDQSRANIDPKKTLWAVVSDELDYINVGQVEMPSRAYVSAFGFKGPDQQKPAGVLSGGERNRLNLALTLKEGGNLLLLDEPTNDLDVETLSSLENALLEFPGAAVVISHDRWFLDRVATHILAYEGESKWYWFEGNFESYEKNKVERLGADATRPHRATYKKLTRG; encoded by the coding sequence TTGGCTGAGTACATCTACACCATGCGCAAGACGCGCAAGGCGCACGGCGACAAGGTGATTCTTGATGACGTCTCCTTGAACTTCCTGCCCGGCGCGAAGATCGGTGTGGTCGGCCCGAACGGTGCCGGTAAGTCCACCGTTCTGAAGATCATGGCGGGCCTGGAGCAGCCGTCCAACGGCGACGCCTTCCTGTCGCCCGGCTTCACCGTCGGCATCCTCATGCAGGAGCCCAAGCTCGACGAGTCGAAGACCGTCCTGGAGAACGTCCAGGACGGCGCCGCCGAGATCATGAGCAAGCTCAAGCGCTTCAACGAGGTCGCCGAGGAGATGGCGACCGACTACACCGACGCGCTCATGGACGAGATGGGCAAGCTCCAGGAAGTCCTGGACCACGCCAACGCCTGGGACCTCGACGCCCAGCTGGAGCAGGCCATGGACGCCCTGGGCTGCCCGCCCGGCGACTGGCCCGTCGTCAACCTCTCCGGTGGCGAGAAGCGCCGCGTGGCGCTCTGCAAGCTGCTGATCGAGGCCCCGGACCTGCTCCTCCTCGACGAGCCCACCAACCACCTCGACGCCGAGTCGGTGAACTGGCTGGAGCAGCACCTCTCGCAGTACAAGGGCGCCGTCGTGGCCGTGACCCACGACCGGTACTTCCTGAACAACGTCGCCGAGTGGATCCTCGAGCTCGACCGCGGCCGTGCCCACCCCTACGAGGGCAACTACTCCACCTACCTGGAGAAGAAGGCCACCCGCCTCAAGGTCGAGGGCCGCAAGGACGAGAAGCGCCAGAAGCGCCTCAAGGAAGAGCTGGAGTGGGTCCGCTCCAACGCCAAGGGCCGCCAGACCAAGTCCAAGGCCCGTCTCGCCCGCTACGAGGAGATGGCGGCCGAGGCGGACAAGATGCGCAAGCTCGACTTCGAGGAGATCCAGATCCCGCCGGGCCCGCGTCTGGGCTCGATCGTGGTCGAGGTCAACAACCTCTCGAAGGCGTTCGGCGACAAGGTCCTCATCGACGACCTGTCCTTCACGCTGCCGCGCAACGGCATCGTCGGCATCATCGGCCCGAACGGCGCCGGCAAGACCACGCTCTTCAAGATGATCCAGGGCCTGGAGGCGCCGGACTCCGGCACCGTCAAGATCGGCGAGACCGTCAAGATCTCGTACGTCGACCAGAGCCGCGCCAACATCGACCCCAAGAAGACCCTCTGGGCGGTCGTGTCGGACGAGCTGGACTACATCAACGTCGGCCAGGTCGAGATGCCGTCCCGCGCGTACGTCAGCGCCTTCGGCTTCAAGGGTCCGGACCAGCAGAAGCCGGCCGGCGTCCTGTCCGGTGGTGAGCGCAACCGCCTCAACCTGGCGCTGACGCTCAAGGAGGGCGGCAACCTGCTGCTCCTCGACGAGCCCACCAACGACCTCGACGTCGAGACCCTGTCCTCGCTCGAGAACGCGCTGCTGGAGTTCCCCGGCGCGGCCGTGGTCATCTCCCACGACCGCTGGTTCCTGGACCGGGTCGCCACGCACATCCTCGCGTACGAGGGCGAGTCCAAGTGGTACTGGTTCGAGGGCAACTTCGAGTCGTACGAGAAGAACAAGGTCGAGCGCCTCGGTGCGGACGCGACCCGTCCGCACCGTGCCACCTACAAGAAGCTCACCCGAGGCTGA
- a CDS encoding bifunctional phosphatase PAP2/diacylglycerol kinase family protein, whose protein sequence is MVDQELTWQGTVVRWDRALFDMVARRHWHGADRVLPRLGRAANHGMLWGGAAAALAVFGSARARKAAVRGAASLALASATINTVAKWSVRRPRPLLDGVPAVRQLATQPQTTSFPSGHSASAFAFTAGLALESPGWGAVLAPVAASVAFSRVYTGVHYPSDVLAGAALGVAAGFVVDRLARDAQEARIVPGDERTAVGVPALPDGEGLTLVVNTGSGTAATAGLDVLRTRLPKAEVIECEGPDLAARLDEAASRATVLGVCGGDGTVNAAASAALRAGLPLAVFPGGTLNHFAMDLGLGGPEDTCRALASGHAVRIGVGRFTPGPEGRSGYFLNNFSIGAYPELLRHRLRWGPRIGGAAAALLAAWQVLRAERPVRLRLAGRPRSVWLLFAGNGTYHGTGPTPRRRDSLGEGLLDVRLVYGGGRPGPRLLAAAFAGPLTRSPVHTATRLRSLRIGDIPAGTPLAYDGEYAESPTALVLDELPDALTVYRPRT, encoded by the coding sequence ATGGTGGATCAAGAACTGACCTGGCAGGGCACGGTGGTGCGGTGGGATCGCGCGCTGTTCGACATGGTGGCCCGGCGGCACTGGCACGGGGCGGACCGGGTACTGCCGCGGCTGGGGCGGGCCGCGAACCACGGGATGCTGTGGGGCGGGGCCGCCGCCGCGCTCGCCGTCTTCGGATCTGCCCGGGCCCGTAAGGCCGCCGTGCGCGGAGCCGCCTCGCTGGCGCTGGCGTCCGCGACCATCAACACCGTCGCCAAATGGTCCGTACGCCGCCCGCGGCCGCTGCTGGACGGCGTACCCGCGGTGCGGCAGCTGGCCACGCAGCCGCAGACCACCTCGTTCCCGTCCGGGCACTCGGCGTCGGCCTTCGCCTTCACCGCCGGGCTGGCGCTGGAGTCCCCGGGCTGGGGCGCCGTGCTGGCGCCGGTGGCCGCGTCCGTGGCCTTCTCCCGCGTGTACACCGGGGTGCACTACCCCTCCGACGTGCTCGCGGGGGCCGCGCTGGGCGTGGCGGCGGGCTTCGTCGTGGACCGGCTCGCGAGGGACGCCCAGGAGGCCAGGATCGTGCCGGGCGACGAGCGGACCGCCGTCGGCGTGCCCGCGCTGCCCGACGGGGAGGGGCTCACCCTGGTGGTCAACACCGGATCGGGGACGGCCGCGACCGCCGGGCTCGACGTACTGCGCACCCGGCTCCCCAAGGCCGAGGTGATCGAGTGCGAGGGCCCGGACCTGGCCGCCCGGCTGGACGAGGCGGCCTCCCGCGCCACCGTCCTCGGCGTCTGCGGCGGAGACGGCACCGTCAACGCGGCCGCTTCCGCCGCCCTGCGGGCCGGGCTTCCGCTGGCGGTGTTCCCCGGCGGCACCCTCAACCACTTCGCCATGGACCTGGGCCTCGGCGGACCCGAGGACACCTGCCGCGCCCTGGCCTCGGGCCACGCCGTCCGCATCGGCGTGGGCCGCTTCACCCCCGGACCGGAGGGCCGGTCGGGCTATTTCCTGAACAACTTCAGCATCGGCGCCTACCCGGAGCTGCTGCGCCACCGGCTGCGCTGGGGCCCGCGCATCGGCGGAGCCGCCGCCGCGCTGCTGGCGGCCTGGCAGGTACTGCGCGCCGAGCGGCCCGTGCGGCTCCGGCTGGCCGGGAGGCCCCGGAGCGTCTGGCTGCTCTTCGCGGGCAACGGCACCTATCACGGGACCGGCCCCACCCCCCGGCGCCGCGACAGCCTCGGCGAGGGCCTGCTCGACGTCCGGCTCGTCTACGGCGGCGGCCGTCCCGGCCCCCGCCTGCTGGCCGCCGCCTTCGCGGGCCCGCTGACCCGCTCCCCGGTCCACACCGCGACCCGGCTGCGCAGCCTGCGGATCGGGGACATCCCGGCGGGCACCCCCCTCGCCTACGACGGCGAGTACGCCGAGTCGCCGACGGCCCTGGTCCTCGACGAGCTCCCCGACGCGCTCACCGTCTACCGGCCGCGGACGTGA
- a CDS encoding thioester domain-containing protein: MSVRGSARRPLAVALLAAALAAAPGAQAAADSDPAASRAPEGASAVLDGLKTYGQAVLRSGDGSVRQIPAGLYEMRVDGGGMLQTYGVGVAGNAQPQARYTESGWAGSPLAGNREAGRIRWVLEHSYPQLNDLAGLAKVAGAGALTAESAAAGTQVAIWRLADGVQVEAADPAAEKLADYLQRQAGQLPEPPASLGLDPGGVSGAVGTRLGPVTVRTGARSVSVVPDAAAVAMGVRVVDAEGRPMESAVNGSRLYFEVPAGTPDGTASVTVHGATKVPVGRLFTSGVPARALIVAGSSESAAAATATAVWPEPPVVGTAATAGGNAVTPAGQQGVQSAAAQATPDSPDEERLATSGSSAATPVIASLAVGLVVLGGLVVLLLRKRPLDEGEDGQA; the protein is encoded by the coding sequence GTGTCGGTACGGGGCTCCGCGCGCCGCCCGCTGGCGGTGGCCCTGCTGGCCGCGGCCCTCGCCGCCGCGCCCGGCGCCCAAGCGGCCGCCGATTCCGACCCCGCGGCTTCCCGGGCGCCGGAGGGTGCGAGCGCCGTGCTGGACGGGCTGAAGACCTACGGGCAGGCGGTCCTCCGCTCCGGGGACGGATCGGTCCGGCAGATCCCGGCCGGCCTCTATGAGATGCGGGTCGACGGCGGCGGGATGCTCCAGACGTACGGGGTCGGCGTCGCGGGCAACGCGCAGCCGCAGGCCCGGTATACCGAAAGCGGCTGGGCCGGCAGCCCGCTGGCCGGGAACCGGGAGGCGGGCCGGATCCGCTGGGTCCTGGAGCACTCCTATCCCCAGCTGAACGATCTGGCCGGGCTCGCCAAGGTGGCCGGGGCCGGGGCGCTCACCGCGGAGAGCGCGGCGGCCGGGACCCAGGTCGCGATCTGGCGGCTGGCGGACGGGGTGCAGGTGGAGGCCGCGGACCCGGCGGCGGAGAAGCTGGCCGACTATCTGCAGCGGCAGGCCGGACAGCTGCCGGAGCCGCCCGCCTCGCTGGGGCTGGACCCGGGCGGCGTGTCCGGGGCGGTGGGCACCCGGCTCGGCCCGGTGACCGTGCGGACCGGGGCGCGGAGCGTGTCGGTCGTCCCTGACGCGGCGGCCGTCGCGATGGGGGTGCGGGTGGTGGACGCCGAGGGGCGGCCGATGGAGTCCGCCGTCAACGGCAGCCGGCTGTACTTCGAGGTGCCCGCGGGCACCCCCGACGGGACGGCCTCGGTCACCGTCCACGGCGCGACCAAGGTGCCGGTCGGGCGGTTGTTCACCAGCGGGGTGCCCGCCCGGGCGCTGATCGTGGCGGGCTCCAGCGAGTCCGCGGCCGCCGCCACGGCCACGGCGGTCTGGCCGGAGCCCCCGGTCGTCGGGACGGCCGCCACGGCCGGCGGGAACGCGGTCACGCCCGCCGGGCAGCAGGGCGTCCAGTCCGCCGCCGCCCAGGCCACGCCGGACTCCCCGGACGAGGAGCGGCTGGCCACCAGCGGCAGTTCGGCGGCCACCCCGGTCATCGCCTCCCTGGCGGTGGGCCTGGTGGTCCTGGGCGGCCTGGTGGTCCTCCTGCTCCGCAAGCGCCCGCTGGACGAGGGGGAGGACGGCCAGGCCTGA
- a CDS encoding single-stranded DNA-binding protein — MNDTQVTLVGYVATQIDYKETVGGPSARFRFAVTPRYFDRRKEAWTDGSTSFYTVWARRTLAVNLAGSVSVGEPLVVHGRLRVREDPPDGEGQRWVSAEIDATAVGHDLNRGTAAFRRVVKTDTPLMGNQKAAVV, encoded by the coding sequence ATGAACGACACCCAGGTGACGCTCGTGGGGTACGTGGCGACGCAGATCGACTACAAGGAGACGGTGGGCGGCCCGTCGGCGAGGTTCCGTTTCGCCGTGACGCCGAGGTACTTCGACCGGCGCAAGGAGGCCTGGACCGACGGGTCCACCAGCTTCTACACGGTGTGGGCGCGGCGCACCCTCGCGGTGAACCTGGCCGGTTCGGTGTCGGTCGGCGAACCGCTCGTGGTGCACGGCCGGCTGCGGGTGCGGGAGGACCCGCCCGACGGGGAGGGCCAGCGGTGGGTCTCGGCGGAGATCGACGCCACGGCCGTCGGGCACGACCTCAACCGGGGGACGGCCGCGTTCCGCCGCGTGGTCAAGACCGATACGCCGCTGATGGGCAATCAGAAGGCGGCGGTGGTCTGA